In Drosophila nasuta strain 15112-1781.00 chromosome 2R, ASM2355853v1, whole genome shotgun sequence, a single genomic region encodes these proteins:
- the LOC132785365 gene encoding uncharacterized protein LOC132785365 isoform X2: MAEQVEKALAYIKTMPVSTTLQVTDAAAATCMNCCSNNDDDAASSKSKGAKAKSRSSSSGSGSGSISIDSEVAAEAVVNGELDAASCYHVSMKMSIDAATPRICGDNMPLKCDALAAMREALSANKPLPLNCSSSSSKQQQQSNSKHSLTPTPPPATCQLLERLNFPEGNIINTLHTILALPPFDPYAPAPKSDVIYKDVVSLMQWSLREDNVIEMELSDKLLHECKPPSKDANDETRSYLMAIENMRLFSEDPKIPLRGGVGQLRAITNLALIFVKHRKEEFFTFCSCKECLEYRETIMAIMMDQFKAAHMVVMLLDVLIKAYSPMLKNDAAYNKFEKLLESNKQIYWITSGFLYDKNAEYLDFIDDTAISDNMILVLFSAILMANNPMLLLQILAYNVECIVKAFSEGMIEIAQNVQENEKISAEKMLTYLLDGYSDLNCISQKISLSLFAFENDFLRKFKLSWVLLCQRLFQQHVFNPLGDTMLACILSLKEGDGTSQTTALIKRYMLFDEHMHSIERRWTDIWMELNKFNLSPTEHDRRMGLLDVYNIFDKVVMDATSFSLPDISDDEFIDFQRIVDRQLAWKNIMAFTKLKWPDGFYDPPNKLVHEDLCKKCNAMLEHHNENCKCITCSIAGTPLLPRQAGHCAKCTTLGIVEKDAKLMKSKILSTCTNDEARHNAASAAASTSAAAAAAAAAQQRRSGDQQQLAADEPNSSSMSLRRQEMDTALRTTYHIAWAVFQHLTTRKRYRFDSIEPQFFCGENCRVSACQLARKILANELSPPLTKHLLRCFQPLSFSREELRSTLPSLMFFNRKLAPSPAELQELKNQHYVYKTYWTFVLSIYANFFVKFNSTATDFKHLELLKGDLRLRPNSVVGDKDDGRFEQFLAQVIGYSPFKITDDFTLGDANIEKMQFGVDHLMMLHDSQMIKRSKPDSASHMAANKAKVNETTQTGAGCNDANNSKKSKEKMRKCCADYADMGETCKENHSKKRVKKECNHARFNETRDRLRKKLSQSKNGQDDATKAQVVPKAQPATAAAANVLAPSKKPEPVTPQQQQPPTLKMVASAQVQAAARKMPAAAAAAAAAAAAAALNEIGENIEDGDNSLLCLDSLCKSIQMHTDATAAAAAAGGNGSLAADLSNYSKEEMMMQHFAEFLGSYTREQDQKRWINETLNFIEGKPQQPQTSNPKKAAKKAKQKQRKEEEKRIKELEDLRSQFLDIYFKEFIDKYEMKTLMAAGGRKREKKRIGELEANIKNLQRAKGKVEILILELIATVKQANSEFKFSYLPTKEQQLAKLAELEEILNGGSRVTAPEPSLPPQPSAPVPSQHHHQQAATVTVTAPIPNYINSAAYFPPHLGAPHTPVCYAPPLQQQHQQMPRDVIDAMATNATTADPSKRIVTIRRVQLPHAGGDQQVTVVAKGSSPDEDKLLYTFVNGHIVESAQAHAKSVAPVTAAPVVAVVPEKSAKAKKKEAKRAAAAAAAAAAAAELEMKASLAKSKKQQKKAAAAAAVASSSSSGSSSSKSQTPQSSAVNTRENSVCSIKPKATTATTNKKSKNAHKNVEVQLPKVLPKVEPEPKPQPAEPLPEKRQKRLKPRLDQGQLDNNPFKSLHVQDSSDGEWESESDSEQPQVPVAPVPIKPLPKTAVAPKPAPVIPSAKQKPAASAPAAVAPNVKKAKNDAPSKSQAQQQQQQQANKSTAANASNQRKSAAQQQQSTQSKSQQPQRVSESNASMRKAKSGQGQQQIQTQSQSSQVTGGNRTSQQQPTTRGGRGSGRSSKPTNSGQQQLHVNSTSNGSLNTSDSSAQPSKRSQRGKRGHRGQKQEDLSGIPHNMGYFNPNEVAIPPQQPPHAASYASTLIPQMQQLRIGGNSSASKQHQQQLQPNCSIMDQLNRGVQVEHLSLPPGITLTKVDPAKSEQLRQKSESIRKLSKPLAEQQLQPTQHLLQQSAAHVMSNYYATGNGGIDPSTGVIMLEANPPVSNRHCQQPVVMATNNNVAAAAAAASASGKSSRRRRRNRGKSGSSSSTVGSVTSLPSKQRAGVAQDNKQQQQSQISAAPIMEASAGGNIITLRNPMFHQGMNNGPVAGSMLSNPNPMPPTRTYGGALPIAAPMPMDQPAAIIKNENGMFTIRNPALHQAVTNGLAMGGYRQFGSNVNYYTPQEAVAEAARATQQKQSSPPPPMVVAPGSGSVGGPTASAPTNFSYFSSGSASGGSSSCSSGGSAGGSVVDTHNNISISCTNVSLGSPGRLVGDAAVIARPKHAQKCLSAIGSELKQKTKDSHSSSSVSSSSQWSSFGQAPPEFVGNAAGSSLQEKYQQSSYYNGFEVFPSAVGAAGAGSAAPGSGGGVSVSVPGDCHMHHNCGDDSPPPTITGFNSYLEGIPNTGVIRYDDAAFLKNLIPGQHLNNEVSIHNISESNFARNNASPSPHHVEITTVFGSRACAPTNAYEQQQQQQPSQGSVSSGASYCDNVTADYGSDSTHLFVQGSMLPRLPQPSPAASDPFGYDFESGAAAAVSKPASVASDLNEFLRRSPHSQRTSPYSPDESVALEAFVQNMSALQIDAEQCSRLNGSAGATGGDAAVADATAAGGVGATWW, from the exons atGGCTGAACAAGTGGAAAAGGCATTGGCGTATATCAAAACAATGCCCGTTTCGACCACGTTACAGGTGACAGACGCCGCCGCCGCAACTTGCATGAATTGCTGCAGTAACAATGACGACGACGCCGCCAGCTCCAAATCCAAAGGAGCCAAAGCCaagagcagaagcagcagcagcggaagTGGGAGCGGTAGCATTAGCATCGATTCCGAAGTTGCTGCCGAAGCTGTTGTCAACGGTGAACTGGATGCCGCCTCTTGCTATCATGTCAGCATGAAAATGTCCATTGATGCGGCCACGCCGCGCATTTGTGGCGACAACATGCCGCTGAAATGTGATGCTTTGGCGGCAATGCGAGAAGCGCTTAGCGCCAACAAACCGTTGCCACTCAACTGCTCCTCGTCCTCAtcgaaacagcaacaacaatcgaatAGCAAACATAGTCTAACACCAACACCACCGCCAGCAACATGCCAGCTGCTGGAGCGTCTCAATTTTCCGGAGGGTAACATCATCAACACACTGCATACGATACTGGCTTTGCCGCCCTTCGATCCTTATGCACCGGCACCCAAGTCGGATGTCATCTACAAGGATGTGGTGTCGCTAATGCAGTGGAGTCTGCGCGAGGACAATGTCATCGAGATGGAGCTGAGCGATAAGCTGTTGCATGAATGCAAGCCACCGAGCAAGGATGCCAACGATGAGACCCGTTCATATTTG ATGGCAATTGAGAATATGCGCTTATTTTCGGAGGATCCAAAGATTCCGCTGCGCGGTGGCGTCGGACAGTTGCGTGCAATTACG AATCTTGCCTTGATATTTGTGAAGCACCGTAAGGAGGAGTTCTTTACGTTTTGTTCCTGCAAAGAATGTCTCGAATATCGCGAAACCATCATGGCCATTATGATGGATCAATTCAAGGCTGCTCACATGGTCGTCATGCTGCTCGATGTGCTCATCAAGGCATACAGTCCCATGTTAAA aAACGATGCTGCCTACAACAAATTTGAGAAACTACTCgaatcaaataaacaaatctaTTGGATTACAAGCGGTTTCCTGTACGATAAAAATGCCGAATATCTTGATTTTATTGATGATACTGCGATCTCTGATAATATGATATTAGTGCTATTCAGTGCCAT TCTGATGGCAAACAATCCGATGCTGCTGCTACAAATACTCGCCTATAATGTTGAGTGCATTGTCAAGGCATTTTCAGAGGGCATGATCGAAATTGCTCAAAATGTGCAGGAGAACGAGAAGATTTCCGCCGAAAAGATGCTCACAT ATTTACTGGACGGCTACTCCGATCTGAACTGCATTTCACAAAAGATATCGCTTAGCCTGTTCGCGTTCGAGAATGATTTTCTGCGCAAATTCAAACTCTCCTGGGTGCTATTGTGCCAGCGTCTATTTCAGCAACATGTGTTCAATCCGCTGGGCGACACAATGCTCGCATGCATCCTCTCGCTGAAGGAGGGCGATGGCACCTCACAGACGACGGCGTTGATTAAGCGTTACATGCTCTTCGATGAGCATATGCACTCCATTGAGCGCCGCTGGACGGACATCTGGATGGAGCTGAACAAGTTCAACTTGTCGCCCACGGAGCATGATCGTCGTATGGGCCTGCTCGATGTGTATAACATATTCGATAAGGTCGTCATGGATGCCACTTCGTTTTCGCTGCCAGACATTAGTGATGatgaatttattgatttccaACGCATCGTTGATCGTCAGCTGGCTTGGAAGAATATTATGGCATTCACCAAGCTTAAGTGGCCCGACGGTTTCTACGATCCGCCCAACAAACTTGTGCACGAGGATCTCTGCAAGAAGTGTAATGCAATGCTGGAACACCATAATGA GAACTGCAAATGCATCACTTGCTCCATTGCTGGGACGCCTCTGTTGCCGCGACAAGCCGGCCATTGTGCCAAGTGCACAACACTCGGGATTGTCGAGAAAGATGCCAAGttgatgaaatcaaaaattctAAGCACCTGCACCAACGACGAGGCCCGACACAATGCGGCGTCTGCTGCTGCAAGCACAAGCgcagccgctgccgctgcggcaGCCGCACAGCAGCGTCGCAGCGGcgatcagcagcagcttgcAGCGGATGAGCCGAATAGCAGCAGCATGTCGCTGCGACGGCAAGAGATGGACACGGCGCTACGCACCACATATCACATAGCATGGGCCGTGTTTCAGCATCTGACCACACGGAAACGCTATCGCTTTGACAGCATTGAGCCGCAGTTCTTTTGCGGGGAAAACTGTCGAGTCTCGGCTTGCCAGCTGGCGCGTAAAATCCTTGCCAATGAATTGTCACCTCCGCTGACGAAGCATTTGCTGCGCTGCTTTCAACCACTGTCGTTTTCGCGTGAGGAACTGCGCTCCACGTTGCCATCGCTAATGTTCTTCAATCGCAAGCTGGCACCCAGTCCCGCCGAGCTGCAGGAGCTTAAGAATCAGCACTATGTCTATAAGACCTACTGGACTTTTGTGCTGTCCATCTATGCCAATTTTTTTGTCAAGTTCAACTCGACGGCCACGGACTTTAAGCACCTGGAGCTGCTCAAGGGCGATTTGCGTTTGCGCCCCAACAGCGTTGTTGGCGATAAGGATGACGGTCGCTTTGAACAATTTCTCGCCCAGGTCATTGG ATACTCGCCTTTTAAGATTACCGACGA TTTCACGTTGGGCGACGCAAATATCGAGAAGATGCAATTTGGAGTTGATCATTTAATGATGTTGCACGATTCGCAAATGAT AAAGCGAAGTAAACCTGATAGCGCATCCCACATGGCGGCCAACAAGGCCAAAGTCAATGAGACAACGCAAACTGGAGCTGGCTGCAACGATGCGAATAACTcgaagaaaagcaaagaaaagatGCGCAAAT GTTGTGCAGACTACGCGGATATGGGCGAGACCTGCAAGGAAAATCACTCGAAGAAGCGCGTCAAAAAAGAGTGCAATCATGCACGCTTCAACGAGACACGTGATCGACTGCGCAAAAAATTGTCGCAGAGCAAAAACGGCCAGGATGATGCAACTAAGGCTCAAGTGGTGCCCAAGGCTCAaccagcaacggcagcagcggcgaATGTGTTGGCGCCATCCAAAAAGCCAGAGCCCGTGActcctcagcagcagcaacctcCTACTTTGAAAATGGTTGCATCCGCACAGGTGCAAGCAGCTGCACGTAAAatgccagcagcagccgcggcggctgctgcagcagcggctgcagcGGCCCTCAACGAGATTGGCGAGAACATTGAGGATGGCGATAATAGTCTTTTATGTTTAGACAGTCTCTGCAAGAGCATACAGATGCACACGGATgccacagctgcagcagcagcagcaggtggcAACGGCAGTTTGGCAGCGGATCTCAGTAACTACAGCAAAGAGGAGATGATGATGCAACACTTTGCTGAATTTCTGGGCAGCTATACGCGTGAACAGGATCAAAAGCGTTGGATCAATGAGACACTCAACTTCATCGAAGGCAAACCCCAACAGCCACAAACATCGAATCCCAAGAAAGCGGCgaagaaagcaaaacaaaagcagcgcaaggaggaggagaaacGCATCAAAGAGCTTGAAGATTTGCGCAGTCAATTTCTTGATATTTATTTCAAGGAGTTTATTGACAAATACgaaatgaaaactttaatGGCTGCTGGCGGCCGCAAGCGCGAAAAGAAACGCATTGGTGAACTGGAGGCGAACATTAAGAATCTGCAGCGTGCTAAGGGTAAAGTTGAGATACTCATTCTGGAACTTATTGCCACCGTTAAGCAGGCAAATAGCGAATTTAAGTTTTCCTATCTGCCCACCAAGGAGCAGCAGTTGGCTAAACTGGCTGAGCTCGAAGAGATTTTAAATGGTGGCAGTCGAGTGACGGCACCAGAGCCATCATTACCACCACAGCCATCGGCACCGGTACCGtcgcaacatcatcatcaacaagcTGCCACTGTGACAGTAACGGCGCCGATACCGAACTACATTAACTCTGCGGCATATTTTCCACCTCATCTGGGAGCACCGCACACTCCCGTGTGCTACGCTCCGcctctgcagcagcagcatcaacaaatGCCCCGTGATGTGATCGATGCCATGGCCACCAATGCCACAACCGCTGATCCATCCAAGCGTATTGTGACTATACGACGTGTGCAGTTGCCACACGCTGGCGGCGATCAGCAGGTGACTGTGGTGGCCAAAGGCAGCTCTCCCGATGAGGACAAGTTGCTTTACACGTTTGTCAACGGTCACATCGTTGAATCGGCTCAGGCTCATGCAAAAAGTGTTGCTCCAGTTACAGCAGCGCCTGTTGTTGCGGTCGTGCCCGAGAAGAGCGCCAAGGCTAAGAAAAAGGAGGCTAAAcgagcggcagcagcggcggctgccgctgctgctgctgctgaactTGAAATGAAGGCCAGCTTGGCCAAGAGCAAGAAGCAACAAAAGAAGGCAGCGGCGGCCGCTGCAGTTgcctccagctccagctctgGCAGTAGCAGCTCCAAGTCGCAAACGCCGCAAAGCAGCGCTGTGAATACGCGTGAGAACTCCGTATGCAGCATAAAGCCAAAGgcaacgacagcgacgacaAATAAGAAGTCGAAGAATGCGCATAAAAATGTGGAAGTGCAGTTACCAAAAGTGTTGCCCAAAGTCGAGCCGGAGCCAAAGCCGCAACCAGCTGAGCCACTGCCCGAAAAAAGACAGAAACGTTTAAAGCCGCGACTGGACCAAGGCCAGTTGGACAACAATCCGTTCAAATCTTTGCATGTGCAAGACTCCTCGGACGGTGAGTGGGAATCTGAAAGCGATTCAGAGCAACCACAAGTTCCAGTAGCTCCTGTCCCGATTAAGCCACTGCCTAAGACAGCTGTGGCCCCTAAGCCTGCACCAGTTATACCGAGTGCCAAACAGAAGCCAGCAGCctctgctcctgctgctgtggcgCCTAACGTTAAGAAAGCCAAAAACGATGCGCCGTCAAAGTCACAagcccaacaacagcagcagcaacaggccaACAAATCGACAGCAGCAAATGCCAGCAACCAACGCAAATCGGcagcccaacaacaacagtcgaCGCAGTCCAAGAGCCAGCAACCGCAAAGAGTGTCCGAGTCGAATGCCAGCATGCGCAAAGCCAAGTCGGGCCAAGGGCAGCAGCAGATACAGACGCAGTCGCAGAGTAGTCAAGTGACTGGTGGCAATCGTACAtctcagcagcagccaacaacgCGTGGCGGTCGTGGCAGTGGTCGCAGCTCTAAACCAACAAACAGcgggcagcagcagttgcatgTCAACAGCACTAGCAACGGCTCCTTGAACACATCGGACAGCAGTGCGCAGCCATCGAAGCGTTCGCAGCGTGGCAAACGCGGACATCGTGGCCAGAAGCAGG AGGATCTCTCGGGTATACCCCACAATATGGGCTATTTCAACCCCAACGAAGTTGCCATACCACCGCAGCAGCCACCACACGCTGCCAGCTATGCCAGCACACTGATTCCACAGATGCAACAGCTGCGCATTGGCGGCAACAGCTCTGCATCcaagcagcatcaacagcagctgcagcccAATTGTAGCATTATGGATCAATTGAATCGCGGCGTACAAGTTGAGCATTTGTCACTGCCACCAGGCATCACGCTGACCAAAGTCGATCCGGCTAAGAGCGAGCAGCTGCGGCAGAAGAGTGAATCCATACGCAAGCTTTCAAAGCCGCTGGCcgagcaacagctgcagccgACACAGCATCTACTGCAGCAGTCTGCCGCACATGTCATGAGCAACTACTATGCTACGGGTAATGGCGGCATAGATCCCAGCACTGGTGTCATTATGTTGGAAGCAAATCCGCCAGTCAGCAATCGTCACTGCCAACAGCCGGTTGTGAtggcaaccaacaacaacgtggcagccgccgcagctgcagcaagcGCTAGTGGCAAGTCAtcgcgacgacgacgccgcaATCGTGGCAAGTCTGGCAGCAGTAGTTCGACTGTTGGTTCAGTCACCAGTCTGCCGAGCAAGCAGCGTGCTGGAGTCGCTcaagacaacaaacaacaacagcagagccAAATCTCCGCGGCGCCCATAATGGAGGCGAGTGCTGGCGGTAATATCATTACGCTGCGCAATCCCATGTTTCATCAGGGGATGAACAATGGACCCGTCGCCGGCAGCATGCTGTCCAATCCGAATCCCATGCCACCAA CACGCACTTATGGTGGTGCTCTGCCCATTGCGGCACCGATGCCCATGGATCAACCAGCCGcgattattaaaaatgagaaCGGCATGTTCACCATACGCAATCCGGCGTTGCATCAGGCGGTGACCAATGGCCTGGCCATGGGCGGTTATCGTCAGTTTGGCAGCAATGTCAACTACTATACGCCCCAGGAGGCGGTGGCCGAGGCGGCTCGGGCCACACAGCAGAAGCAGTCGTCGCCGCCACCACCAATGGTTGTTGCACCCGGCAGCGGCTCTGTCGGCGGGCCGACTGCTTCGGCACCCACTAATTTCTCATATTTCTCAAGTGGATCAGCCAGCGgcgggagcagcagctgcagtagTGGTGGCAGTGCCGGCGGCAGTGTTGTGGACACGCACAATAATATCAGTATTAGCTGCACAAACGTATCGCTGGGCAGCCCTGGTCGGCTGGTTGGTGATGCCGCTGTCATTGCACGTCCCAAGCATGCACAGAAATGCTTATCGGCCATCGGCAGTGAGCTGAAACAAAAGACCAAAGACAGCCACTCATCGTCGTCAGTGTCATCGTCGAGCCAATGGTCAAGCTTTGGCCAAGCACCGCCTGAATTTGTTGGCAATGCAGCGGGCTCATCACTGCAGGAGAAATACCAGCAGTCGAGCTACTACAATGGCTTTGAGGTCTTTCCCTCGGCGGTTGGCGCAGCTGGAGCAGGCAGTGCTGCACCTGGCAGCGGTGGTGGCGTTAGCGTGAGCGTTCCTGGTGATTGCCACATGCATCACAATTGTGGCGACGATTCACCGCCGCCAACCATCACTGGTTTCAATTCCTACCTTGAGGGCATCCCCAATACTGGTGTCATACGTTACGATGACGCGGCGTTCCTCAAGAATTTGATACCGGGCCAACATCTCAACAACGAG GTCTCCATACACAACATATCGGAGTCCAACTTTGCGCGCAACAAcgcatcgccatcgccacaCCATGTGGAGATAACAACTGTGTTTGGCAGTCGCGCATGCGCCCCAACAAATGCCtacgagcaacagcagcagcaacaaccgtCGCAAGGCAGCGTCAGCTCCGGTGCCAGCTACTGCGACAATGTGACCGCCGACTACGGCAGTg ATTCCACCCACCTTTTTGTGCAAGGCAGCATGCTGCCACGATTACCGCAACCATCGCCAGCGGCATCCGATCCCTTTGGCTATGACTTTGAGtctggagcagcagctgcggtCTCGAAGCCAGCGAGCGTGGCCAGTGATCTGAATGAATTTTTACGCCGCAGTCCGCACAGCCAACGCACCTCTCCGTACAGTCCGGATGAGAGTGTGGCACTCGAGGCATTCGTTCAGAACATGAGCGCTTTGCAGATCGATGCGGAGCAGTGCTCACGTTTGAATGGGTCTGCTGGTGCCACCGGAGGAGACGCTGCCGTGGCTGATGCAACGGCGGCTGGCGGCGTTGGTGCTACTTGGTGGTAA